The DNA segment CCGAAAAACTTTGGGTAGGCACACCCAAGTCACTGTACCGTTTCGACGGCAAGGGCTGGAAGAACTACGACAGCGAACTTGGCAACCACCGCATTTCCGCCTTGGTAAGCCAGGGCGCTTCCATCTGGATCGGTACCGACAATGGCCTTTTCGTCTACCGCAACGGCCAGTTCGAGCAGAAGGGTAAGGTTCTCCCCAGCCAGAAGATTAACGCACTGGCCTGGTCCGAGACCCGCAAGGAACTTTTCGTAGCTGTAGAAGGCGCCGGCGTGGCCCGTTTGATTCCCAAGAAGAGCGTTAACGACAAGGACCGCTGGAGCCTGTTCAACGAAGAAGACGGTGTCATGGACCTGAATCCCATGGCTCTTGCCGTGGACAGTTCCGGCCACATCTGGGCGACCCATAACGGCGGTCTCAGCCACTTCAACCTGCGCAAGTGGGAACAGATTCAGTTCGCCGACAATCACGTGAACGACATCTCCGTCGACCAGAAGGGCGGCATCTGGATTGCAACCGACAAGGGCGTTTGGCGCCACCTGCCGGAATACGCAACCGCCAGCGGACGTAAGGCCGAATTGGAACGTACAGAAAAGGAAGAAGCCGAAGGCACCAAGGGTGAAGACGAATGGGTTCATTACCACTCTGGCAACGGTCTCTCTGTCAACAAGGTCTGGAGCGTTCTTCCCCAGGGTAACGACGTCTGGTTCAGCACCGCCAACGGCATGGAACAGTTCAAAGACGCCGACTACCAGCTTACCGCCTTCTATGAAAAGCTCCTGCCTATCTTGAACATTCCGGATCTGTACCATCTCTATGCAGGCATGACGGTTCCCCTGAACGACTGGGGTACCATGGGCTTCTTCGTCAACTTCGTCAGCTTCGGTTCCACCGTTGCAGCAGGCGACGTTGATGCCGACGACCTGGTTGCTTACAACAGTTCCGAAATCGTGGGCGGCTTCAGCTACGGCACTCGATTCCCCAACGACTGGGGCCTGGGTATCAGCATCAAGTTCTTCTACTCCGACCTTAGCTCCGGCGCTTCCTCCGGCGAAGAAGAAGCAACCACCTTCGGTTATGCATTCGACATCGGCGTCTTGAAGAAGAACCTCATTATCCCGAAGCTAAACTTTGCAGCCGTTCTCGCCAACATCGGTCCTAGCGTCTACTACGTGGACAAGACCATTGAAGACCCCATTCCCTTGACCTGGCGTCTGGGACTTTCCTACGAGATCTTCTCCTTGGCAGACTACCGCCTGACCGTTGTTGCTGACTACAACCGCGAAGTCGTTTACGACGACGAAAACGGCGACCCGGAACCGTTCTACATCTCCAGCTGGAAATCCTTGATTCATCCGGAACGTGGCGGCGACGGCTTTGACGCTTTCAAGAACTCCATTATGCAGGGCGTGTTCAA comes from the Fibrobacter sp. genome and includes:
- a CDS encoding PorV/PorQ family protein, with amino-acid sequence MRKSLLSALLLAPALACAAGSAIITLEMPVGARQLGMGEAGAALADDATAMYYNPAGLAFGPLADEWRMSYPADSKNAPYFTKMAARSKNGFFNKSELWAGTAEGIQKYDGEQWINYHSVTLQGNAKVRDAVKVYAGTEHGLDEFVRQVKAFNDIKTADDENHVVEVKMPWNLIVKDSITAILYESRTEKLWVGTPKSLYRFDGKGWKNYDSELGNHRISALVSQGASIWIGTDNGLFVYRNGQFEQKGKVLPSQKINALAWSETRKELFVAVEGAGVARLIPKKSVNDKDRWSLFNEEDGVMDLNPMALAVDSSGHIWATHNGGLSHFNLRKWEQIQFADNHVNDISVDQKGGIWIATDKGVWRHLPEYATASGRKAELERTEKEEAEGTKGEDEWVHYHSGNGLSVNKVWSVLPQGNDVWFSTANGMEQFKDADYQLTAFYEKLLPILNIPDLYHLYAGMTVPLNDWGTMGFFVNFVSFGSTVAAGDVDADDLVAYNSSEIVGGFSYGTRFPNDWGLGISIKFFYSDLSSGASSGEEEATTFGYAFDIGVLKKNLIIPKLNFAAVLANIGPSVYYVDKTIEDPIPLTWRLGLSYEIFSLADYRLTVVADYNREVVYDDENGDPEPFYISSWKSLIHPERGGDGFDAFKNSIMQGVFNTGLEFVYANTIALRGGYLYDRTGKRNEVDFGFGFMLSDVLQFDFATIKDVGDNDGVRDGQMRFGMLFKF